One Tachypleus tridentatus isolate NWPU-2018 chromosome 3, ASM421037v1, whole genome shotgun sequence DNA window includes the following coding sequences:
- the LOC143246091 gene encoding serine/threonine-protein kinase pak-1-like: MADFGTSAQLSPEQNKRTSLVGTRRWMAPELVRRIEYGPEVDIWSLGITAIEMVNLLIIRKIVTCIRSRK, translated from the exons atgg CTGATTTTGGAACAAGCGCTCAGCTCTCCCCAGAACAAAATAAGCGAACATCATTGGTTGGAACTCGTCGCTGGATGGCTCCAGAATTAGTAAGAAGGATAGAGTATGGACCTGAGGTTGACATCTGGTCCCTTGGTATAACAGCCATTGAAATGGTCAACCTCCTTATCATCAGAAAAATAGTGACATG